The DNA window AGCGGGCGCTCGCCGAGACCGGCGTCGCCGCGCCGCGCGATACCGACCAGCAGGAAGCCATGGTGGGCCAGCCGATTGATTGGAATGGCGATCCCGACGACCTCCGACGCGGCGACCTCGTGTTCTGGAAAGGGCACGTCGGCATGATCGCCGGTCCGGACCAATTGCTGCATGCCAATGGCTTTCATATGGCCACAGTGATCGAGCCGCTCGGAGCTGCCATCGCCCGCATTGCGTCGGGCGGCATACCGGTCACGAGCGTTCGCCGCCTCGCCGGCTATCGGGCGAAGGGCTGACCGGCGCCTTGCCTCCCATGCCAAACATCGGGACGGTGGAGATCGATACGAGGCTTTCACCGCCCCCTAAGTTCGGTTAGCTTCACGGCATTCCGAATAGGCGGCCGCCAGATTGCATCGAACATGCGCGTATCAAACACCTTGACCGGCACGATCCTGGCCGTTCTTTTCTGTGCCGTAGGTTTTGTTTGGCCCGGTGTGGATGCGCGGGCCGCGGACGTCGACTACCCCCAGATCGTTCCGCTCGCGGCCGGACCGATTAGCGGAGCGAATCCGCCGTCCATCCGCTTCGTGACGTCCGACGATTTCCCACCGTTCAACTTCATCGATGGTTCGGGCCTGATCACCGGCTTCAACGTCGAAGTCGCCCGGGCCATCTGCACGCGGCTCGCTATTCCCTGCACCGTGCAGGTGCGGCCGTTCTCCCTATTGCTGGAGACGGTACGCGACAACAAGGCTGACGCCATCGCCGCAGGCGTCGCCGACACGCCGGCGCTGCGTCGCAACCTCGCCTATTCCGTTCCCTACTTCCGCGAGCCGGCTCGCTTCGTTCGCCGATGGCCGGCGCTGGTGGAGCCATCGCCGCGCACGCTCTCGGGCAAGTCGGTCGGCGTCGTTGCCGGCAGCCGCTACGCCGATTTCATCCGCGATTTCTTTCCGGCAGCAAAGCCGCGCACCGTCGGCGGCGAGACAGAGCTGTTCGCGCTGCTCAAAGCCGGCGAGGTCGATGCCGTTTTCACCGGTGCCGTTGGCGCCTCGTTCTGGCTGGCCGGGCCCGCCGCTCATGGTTGCTGTGCCTTCTCCGGCGGCGCCTACACCGAACCGGCCTATTTTGGCGACGGCATGAAGATCGCCTTCGCCGCCGACAACCTGGCGCTCAAAGCCAGCATAGACGGCGCGCTACGCGCGCTCGATGCCGACGGCACACTCGCCGATCTCGCCTTGCGCTTCTTCCCCGAAAGCCTTTACTGACGCCGATTAGCAAACCGGGACGCGCCCGCCATGTTCACCGCTGTCAGCCACGAGATCGTCGTCAACGTCGAGCCCAGCTATCTGCCTGGCGAATCCGAACCCGACGAGCACCGCTACGTCTGGTCCTACCGGGTGGTTATCGCCAATCACGGCCCGCGCGCCGTGCAGCTCATGACGCGCTCTTGGGAAATCACCGACGCCAACGGTCTCCAACGCACCGTGAACG is part of the Pleomorphomonas sp. PLEO genome and encodes:
- a CDS encoding transporter substrate-binding domain-containing protein encodes the protein MRVSNTLTGTILAVLFCAVGFVWPGVDARAADVDYPQIVPLAAGPISGANPPSIRFVTSDDFPPFNFIDGSGLITGFNVEVARAICTRLAIPCTVQVRPFSLLLETVRDNKADAIAAGVADTPALRRNLAYSVPYFREPARFVRRWPALVEPSPRTLSGKSVGVVAGSRYADFIRDFFPAAKPRTVGGETELFALLKAGEVDAVFTGAVGASFWLAGPAAHGCCAFSGGAYTEPAYFGDGMKIAFAADNLALKASIDGALRALDADGTLADLALRFFPESLY
- the apaG gene encoding Co2+/Mg2+ efflux protein ApaG is translated as MFTAVSHEIVVNVEPSYLPGESEPDEHRYVWSYRVVIANHGPRAVQLMTRSWEITDANGLQRTVNGPGVVGQQPIIEPGEAFEYTSGCPLSTPSGIMSGTYHMVDDRGTALDIVIPAFSLDSPMTARTLN